The following are encoded in a window of Deinococcus planocerae genomic DNA:
- the sufD gene encoding Fe-S cluster assembly protein SufD, whose protein sequence is MTQPFTQDLLTQVGGPEWLTSKRRESLELFNTLDVPTEQVEAWKYTRVEVDFDQLRPHPKRERATDTAQLPASVRERLSRTDVGAFLVLDGPDVVYATELPAELTQKGVIFTDLKTAVEQHADKVQQYLYSVVPAEVPDDTTIAAPGTTPSKSPDPSEGKFSALAAALWTNGAFVYVPRGVEVELPLGSFRVMSEAGTYTATRTLVVAEENAQVTFIDEQDSEELPGTYAIGAVELVVKQGARVRYVSIQNWGKGVTHIQRQRGDVHRDATLNSLVVTMGGTLSRTEMQSYLRGQGSDSEMLALYFANEDQHFDHYTLQHHAAPHAHSDLLYKGVGDDRSVGVFSGMIKVDLGAQKTDAYQKHRTLMLSSEARNYSVPQLEINANDVRCSHGSTTGPVDGEQLFYLRSRGIHQELAEKMLVTAFLEDVLTRVPLKSVVEYIEGIIAQKVGAA, encoded by the coding sequence ATGACCCAACCTTTCACCCAAGACCTCCTCACCCAGGTGGGCGGCCCCGAGTGGCTGACCTCCAAGCGGCGTGAATCACTCGAACTGTTCAACACTCTCGACGTGCCTACCGAACAGGTCGAGGCCTGGAAGTACACCCGTGTGGAAGTGGACTTTGACCAGCTTCGCCCCCACCCCAAGCGTGAGCGCGCGACCGACACGGCGCAGCTTCCGGCGAGCGTGCGGGAACGCCTGAGCCGCACCGACGTGGGCGCCTTCCTCGTGCTGGATGGCCCGGACGTGGTGTACGCGACCGAACTGCCTGCCGAGCTGACCCAGAAGGGCGTCATCTTCACCGACCTGAAGACTGCCGTGGAGCAGCACGCCGACAAGGTGCAACAGTACCTCTACTCCGTGGTGCCCGCCGAGGTGCCCGACGACACCACCATCGCCGCGCCCGGCACCACGCCGAGCAAGTCGCCCGATCCCTCCGAGGGCAAGTTCTCCGCGCTGGCGGCGGCCCTGTGGACGAACGGCGCCTTCGTGTACGTGCCGCGCGGGGTGGAGGTCGAGCTGCCGCTGGGGTCCTTCCGCGTCATGAGCGAGGCGGGCACCTACACGGCCACCCGCACCCTTGTCGTGGCGGAGGAGAACGCGCAGGTCACCTTCATCGACGAGCAGGACTCGGAGGAACTGCCCGGCACTTACGCCATCGGCGCGGTCGAACTCGTGGTGAAGCAAGGCGCCCGGGTCCGCTACGTCTCCATCCAGAACTGGGGCAAGGGTGTGACGCACATCCAGCGTCAGCGCGGCGACGTTCACCGGGACGCAACCCTGAACAGCCTCGTCGTCACGATGGGCGGCACGCTCAGCCGGACCGAGATGCAGTCCTACCTGCGCGGGCAGGGCTCCGACTCCGAGATGCTGGCGCTGTACTTCGCCAACGAGGACCAGCACTTCGACCACTACACCTTGCAGCACCACGCCGCGCCGCACGCGCACAGCGACCTGCTGTACAAGGGCGTGGGCGACGATAGAAGCGTCGGCGTGTTCAGCGGCATGATCAAGGTGGACCTGGGGGCGCAGAAGACGGACGCCTACCAGAAGCACCGGACGCTGATGCTCTCAAGCGAGGCGCGCAACTACTCGGTGCCGCAGCTTGAGATCAACGCCAACGACGTGCGCTGCTCGCACGGCTCGACCACCGGCCCCGTCGATGGGGAGCAGCTCTTCTACCTGCGCTCGCGCGGCATTCACCAGGAACTCGCCGAGAAGATGCTCGTCACCGCCTTCCTGGAGGACGTGCTGACGCGCGTGCCCCTGAAGAGCGTGGTGGAATACATCGAGGGCATCATCGCCCAGAAGGTGGGGGCGGCGTAG